A segment of the Salminus brasiliensis chromosome 5, fSalBra1.hap2, whole genome shotgun sequence genome:
CTACTGTGGCATCCCCAGATGGCTAGGAAGAGAAGCAAATTTACACTCAACCTTTAATAACTCAACACAAttaaacttaaaataaataaatcaattaaaaagcCAGCCATCAACACTCACAGGCTCAGAGTTGAGGTCTACTTGTGGAGCCTTTCTGACAGAACCCAGGTCAGGTCTCTGGCGAGCTGGGGTTCCACGGCTTGGTGTATCATATATAAGTGGTGAGCTCATATCCACTTCACTCTGTGGAACTGGTAGGAACATTTCAATAAATATTCCTATGTTCATACTAGGAAATAATTAGCAGTCGAACACTTGATTTCACAGTCTTAACTTGACTGCACCAAATACTGACATGCATACAACTATTTTTGAAAGCATACTTTGACAAAACTAGCAGTCACTCTCAgaggttaaaaaacaaaaacaaaaaaagcccaCACAACAAAACAGGAAGAGGAAAGTACCAGAGCGTCGTGGCATGGGGCTGGAGAAGAGTGAAGTGTCTTGCACAGCTGGGCTCTGCATGTCCGTGCCTGGCGATGTCGGCATGGGCTGCAATTCTCCTGTGGAGGGCTCACGGTGCCGTGGTGAGGGGGTGAGCAGGTCCTCGCTACCAGCTAAAGACACAAATACACTTTAAGGACAGCGAAAGGTAAAACATACTAGATATGGTAACAATATGATACATAAAACTACAAAATAGCCACCTGCACACTGAGACTGTCTACTCAACATACTTGAGTACCATTACAACTCACATGATACTTAGAACCAAGAGTATGTGGCATACAAACGGTAACACTAACACCAATACCTCACCCAACCATAAACGGGACAGAAACACTTGATTTCAGGCCAGTCTGTGTAGGCTGAGCTTGTCTATGGGATCTGTGTAATTTTTTAACGCATGTAATACTTTCCAGTCCAACAGTCTCAACGATGCCTGATAATTAAACGGTCAGTTAACAGCACTATAATTGGAAAAATCAAATATGCTAAACGACGCACCGGcttattttattgtaaaaaataaatacaataaaataaaataaaaatgcacgTTTCACAGTAACTCTGGCTGAGCTAACATTGTGCCATACTCCAATGAAAGATCAAGTAACTTACGAGTAGGAGGATTGCTGGTCCTGCCACGCTTGCGGGCGCTTGAGGATGGGGAAGACATCTTGAACACTCACTGAAATGCACATTTCTTTTCATTAGTGGACAGTCTGGTACAGCAACTTAACAGTTAAACTAGCAAACCAGATTTCTTCAACATCTCCACGTGAAACAAAGAGCTGGcgagagatatatatatttagatacagaaaataaaaatccaGAACTTCGTCCCAACAGTTGGAATAGAGAAACACACTGGATGACTTTGGCGGACCCGGATTTGCCACCTCTGGTAGCTGAAGATGATTTTAGGTGTGAATATTCTTTAAAGACAGTCTGTGTATGTACGAGTTACTCCACGCTTTAACGACAGCAAGCTAGACACGTCCATATATAGGAAATTAGCTACTTTTCTTCAACAGCACCATCCTACTATTCTGCACGGACTAGTGGGATTTAGTAATTAGACCGTCGTGTGTTTAACCtaaatcacacactcacacgttgCACACCAAGCCACGAGTAAACAAGAGGCAAAACTCGCTTTAGTTAATgcttttttgtttacatttcttaACACAAGAACATGTGCACTTACCGCCGCGGAAGCTTCCTACCAAATACACACCGAATGGCGCGAAACTGCTGGTGTGACGTCGAATTCGCGGGGAAATTCAGACCAATCCAGTCAGCTTTGCGCCGGTCCATTTTAGATGGAGGGTGAATGTTGCTGCGGCTGTTAAAATGTGTATTCAGAAAAATTACATGTTTTCAGAACAAATTATGGAAATGCCTATAAGGGATTTTTATGGCAAAATATACTTTTATTTGTACATGCCTGAGACTAAAACGTTGAATTTTAAATAGTCGTACAAACGGCGGCTCATCGTCTCGTTGGTTTGTTCCACATTTTTCGCGGCAAAGGTCTACGACAAAGAGCTGTCACGTGACCGTGGCCACTCGGGGGCTCGGCCCAAAGGGATTATTGGCAGATTGTAATTTAATACGATATCTCAAACCTGCGTAGTGCTACACATGTCTTTATTACAGTCCAGACAACGAGGAGCTAAACAACGCACACATGTCATGCGTAGATGTGTTCATACTTAAGCTGACACACTCGAGTTAGAGTTAAAACCCAGAGCACAATGTCCCAACGTTATTGCAAACGCTGGGGCAGAGAACCCTGCTTGAGTGTGACTGGAAGTCCACGAAGTTCTCCTTTATTCGCGCTGTTTAATttgatttgtcattttatttcacCTGCCAAGATGACAATGTATACGTTCCCCCCTGTAAAAACTCATTTCAGGGAGGAAGCACCACGTAACACTTGTAAACCATCGTTATTATATTGTCTTATGTAATATTTTGCTTAGGGACATTTCTGTAAACTCATCTGTAAAACCTAGTTGGGTACGTGCAGACATACGACATTAATGCACTCATTGAGATTTTTTTATTCAAGTTTTCAGGGAGTTTGGCCTCATCACGAAGGAGCAGGAGTACCagtagagcagcacagctagcCAGCTAGTTAGTTATACTAAAGAAAGAATGACACCCGACACATACACCTCAATACTGCAGTTATTTAACCATCATGCTGTAAACAGTGCAATGAGCAGCACAATTCCTGGAAAGACGGGATGTATGATGGTTGAAATGCTGGGTATCTGTACACTACGATTTAGTCCACATTTATTTCCTTCTGTTCTGTTGATGACAACTCTCTGACTGCCTTTACGGTCAGTTGTCAGCTTCAGTGCGTTTACCACCTCTGGTTATGTGTGTAGATCAGTTCAGTTATCCGCTTCAGCATCAGTCCACCCTGCTATCACGCGTCCCGTTCTCCAAAGGAACCCAGACACGTCTTCAACCAGAGTACAGATCGCTCTGGGTTCGGATTAGTGCCACACTGtcggggaaaaaaaacaccaaaagaGGAACCATTCCATCACAAGTGCGTCGTGAACGTTAATGGAAAAAACAAGATTCCCGCTGCGTCCGCCAGATGGCGCCCGTCATGACATGGAGGGTCGCCATGTACAGACTGGAAAAGACTGGATCCACATGTTCCCAGCGCAACGACACACTAACATGAGAACGACTGAATTTCACTACATTTAGTTTTTCCCTAGGTGGGAAAACTTGGGCATTGGACTTCCAACCACCATTCTCCCATGATTATTAAGCATTATTATAAAGTtgttgaaatacaaattaaatattAAGGCAAATGCcaataaaacatatttacatgCAAGTACAAATTCAGAATAAGTAGTTAGTTTGATACATAAGCATTTACTGTTTACTTATATGAGGTGCAGGGCCTGTGTAAATATCTACACACGCGCTAACATGTATGAATAACTGTCATTGTCTCGTGTAGCTGCAGAAAATATGCCTTTTAACATGGAACAGCACGCTGGAGAAAAATGTGGGCCAACGCCATCAGCACAACGTTGACATTTGACGGTACTGACTTGAGCGGTTGAGACTTGTTGCCCCTCGTTAAAGTTTACTCGTAGTATCGTGCTGGGCGTTCCACACACCCACCCTACTCTCCTCCGAATGGGAGATGAGGACCACGTGTCCGGCGCCGGTCGTGACTGGCTTGGAGAAGGGGGCGGCGAAGCTTTGACGTAAAGCAGCAGTGCATACTTATTCACTTGGACTTCACGAGGTCGCCTTAGAGCAAACGAGGAGTTGTCAGTGTGTTagggtgtgtgtgggagagagtgcatgtgaAAGAGAGACACCTGTTGCAGAGCAGGCAGGAACTCAAGCCACCAAAAAGCCTGCCATATCGTAGATCTCGCGGATTTCGTGTCGGTCAGCAGAAGCCCAGCCGTGGTAGAAGTTTGGGTGGTTCTCCCGTCCGGTTTAACACTGTAAACGTTTCTGAAATCGCAGTTGTTTACAGCTGCGTCCATGTGTGACACATACAGTCCGGATTCGCAGTGCGTGTCGCCGCCATGCAACATGAGCTGGGCGCTGGAGCCCGCAAACTTCTACGAGAGCAAGCTGAACGGCGCGGCTACGGAGGGTAAAGCGACGCGCCAGGACGAGGACGGCGGCGTGGTGGAGCTGAGCAACGCGCCGGCCATCTACGACGATGAGAGCGCCATCGACTTCAGCGTGTACATCGACTCCATGTCTTCTGCACCCAGTTTCGAGCTCTGCCACGACGAGCTGTTCGCCGACCTGTTCAACAGCGCTGTGAAGCAGGAGAAGGGCGACTTCTACCAGCTGGGTTCGGCGCACGCGGACTTCGAGCGAGTTGAGTACGGCAGCAAGGGCGCGTTCCCGCCGCCGCCCATCAAACAGGAGACCGAGTGGAGCGACGGAGACGCATCTTCATCGCTGCCCTCGCAGATCGAGACGTGCGCGCAGACGTCTGTAAGCCTGCACACGGGCCAGCCGCCCACCCCGCCAGCCACCCCACCAGCCACGCCGGAGCCAgcgcatcagcagcagcaacatCGCAGGGCGTCGCGCGACAGGAGCAAAAAATCTGTGGACAGGCTGAGCCCGGAGTACCGGCAGCGACGCGAGCGTAACAACATCGCCGTGCGTAAAAGCAGGGACAAGGCGAAACGGCGCAACCTGGAGATGCAGCAGAAGCTGGTGGAGCTAAGCGCCGACAACGAGCGTCTGCGCAAGAACGTGGAGCAGCTCACGCGCGAGCTCTCCAGCCTGcgcaccttcttcaagcagctGCCCGAGTCGAGCACTGACAGCCGGTGACACGAGACTTTGGACTcttcgttgttttttttttttaacaaaccgTTGGAAACATACCTCAAAAGTGACTTGAATATACTTTAACTCTGTAGCATACGTGCATTAAGTTACGCCGTCTTGAACTTCGGCACAGAACTGTCGTTATCGCC
Coding sequences within it:
- the cebpd gene encoding CCAAT/enhancer-binding protein delta, whose translation is MCDTYSPDSQCVSPPCNMSWALEPANFYESKLNGAATEGKATRQDEDGGVVELSNAPAIYDDESAIDFSVYIDSMSSAPSFELCHDELFADLFNSAVKQEKGDFYQLGSAHADFERVEYGSKGAFPPPPIKQETEWSDGDASSSLPSQIETCAQTSVSLHTGQPPTPPATPPATPEPAHQQQQHRRASRDRSKKSVDRLSPEYRQRRERNNIAVRKSRDKAKRRNLEMQQKLVELSADNERLRKNVEQLTRELSSLRTFFKQLPESSTDSR